TATACTTTTGATCAAGGTGTCGCAACCTTTGTTACTAAGCGGATAACCGCACCCGTTAGATTAAGCGGTTTTTTTGTATCTAAAATTTACAAGATACAAAAATAAAATAATTTTATACTCAATGTCGAGAGGGTGAGGAATACAACACCCGTAAGGGGAATAACTCCAGCCGTCTTAGTAGGGCTTGCGAACCTCTCGACACCCTAAATAAATTTAGGGGTAATTTCGCAAAAATTTACTAAGGAGTTCTTATGAACGTTCAACCATTCTCTTTTACGGTTCACTCTCGTTTAATCAATCATACTCAACATTTTTTTATTTCTATTTCAGAGTTAAATATTGTTATTTTTCAAGAAAGCAAAATAAATGAAGAATTAAGCGAATTATTTACACAGCTTGAACTTGTAGCAGGGCAAGATTATTTTAAAAAAATCAACATTCATACAAAAGAAACCGTTGATTATTACCTTACTTTTGAAACTGCATTAATTTATTTAAACTCTCTCAACAAAACCACACCAGTAATAAAAAATTGTATTAAACAGATTGCTAAACTTCTAACAAATCTGCACACCACAAGAAAAAAATCATCGTTAAACAGTGAAATTAAACCACTTATTGATGAATTTTTTTCAAGTAAAAAATACCATTATCTACTTGAAGAAGAGGATTTTTATTCCTTAGAAAATATGCAAGAAGCCACTGAGCAACTTATCACACTTCTATTTGAAGTAAATAGAGGCACGCCTATTACTGCTGATGGTTTAGCTTTATTATTTAAAAATTGCTTACAACCATTAAGAGCAATTATTGAACGAGCTAACGAAACACAATCACAATTAAAAATGCAAATTCAACAAACAGAACAAGCAGTTACTCAACAACGTGTAAACGCATAAGGGGGATTTATGAATAATGAAAATAAATGCTTTGATTGTGGAATTTCACTTGCTGATGCAATCGCTTTAAATGGTGTCGCTTGTACGATTAGGGCTTTAATTGAAGCATTAAATAAAGAGGGAAACCTTATACAAATTGATGAAATTAAAAATATTATCTACCTTTGTAGTAACAAGAATAAAATAAAAGGTTTTTTATGAAGTATTTAAATAAGAAAAATCCTATAAAATAATCACTAAAAAATAAAAAAACTAGCACAACAAATGTCTAGTTTTTTTATTTCATATAATGAAAAGATTTTACAAAAATTCCATCCCATTATTTACCACCTTATCCCACTTATTCCCATTTATCTCGCAAAGTGTAAATAATTTATCTTACTTGGATTTAGATGTAAAAACTGTTGATAATTTGAATTATAACAAAACGGTAGCAGATTTAATTAAATGGTATAAACAAGCTGATGATAAACGAATTAAGCTACGTTACGGCTATCAGTTAGTACGTTTTCATCATTATAATTTAAAGTTTGCTGAAGCAGTACAAGCATTTGAAGAATATGTTGAGCCACTAAATTTAAAAACTGCACCCTATTATTTAGCACTTGATCAATATGCTGGTGCATTGAATGGTTTGGGGCAAAAAGATAAAGCAAACTACTTATTTTTCCAAGTGTTTCTGCATACCAAAAAACGCAAAGACAGTGCATTTAGCTCAATGCAATTTAGCAGTGATAACGATTTTAATACTTTGTTAGCAAAAGCCAAAAACGACACTGAAAAAGAAATGGTGTATTTCTTATTAGCTTATCAATCTTTTAATAATCAACTGCCAATGATGAAAAAAATCTATGCACTCAATCCGAATTCAGAAGTGTTAAAGGTATTGCAGGCACGAGCAATGCTCCAGTTAGAGTGGCATTTTTTAGAAAAATATCCTAAGAATAACAGTAAGCAAAAAGATAATCGCCTGCCATTAAAGGACGATGATCATAATTCACAATTTGTTCAGCAATTAAATGAGTTACAATCTTTGACAGCGCAGTTATATCAAATGGCTGATGATAAAGCTTTTTGAGGCATTTCACTGGCTTATTTAGATTTTTTACAGCAAAAATATCAGTCATCAAGTGAGCGATTAAATCAAATTAAAACCGATAACAAAGCTTATCAGCAGCAAATTAGTACACTTAAAATGTTAAATGATATTGTTTCACAACCTGTCATTAATAAGTCTTTCGAAGAGCATTTAATGAATGAGTATGCCGATATTTTTGAATGGAAAAAGAATGAATATGGTTATGTACAAATCCCAAGCACAGCTGAGTTTGTGATGGATATTTTGGCAAACCGATACTTTATTCAAGGAGAGTTGGGTAAATCTTTTTTAGTGCAAAATAAACTCTCTGAATTGTTATCGGTGCAGGATAATGAGCTGACCAAAGAAGTGGATAAATTTTATCAAAAAACCGATAAAACTGATTTTGAACAGCAAATTTTAATGAGAAATATGGACGTTGCTTCGCCAGTGTCTTTATTTAATTTTTTATATGGCGATAATGCAATGCGTAATGGTCATTTTTCTAAAGCATTACAACATTATAAACAAGTAGAAAATACCGATGGTTTCGTACCAACCACTTATGAATATTATCAAGATGGTAAGGAAATGAAGTTCACTTATATGGATTTAAAAAAATATGACAGATTTAATAATATTTCTAATGCTATTTTTGGACAAAATCGAGTAGAGAATTTTAATGGGAGTGTTTCCCATACTATGACTTTGCCAATATTTATTCGATATTTTGATTTTATTAAAGACAAACCATTGATGAATAAAGTTGAGTTAGCAGAAATATTAGTCAAATTACAAGAAATCGCCAAAGGCAATGATGAAAGAGCAGGACACGCCAACCAACTTATCGGTAATATGATATATAACACGTCAAAATTAGGATATTTCCGACAACTATTTATTGCTAACTTTTATAATGGTCACGATTGGCGATATGGTTTTTATGGTGACTGGAAAACAAAACCAACATTTTATTATGGTAGAAATTGGCCAATGTGGAGTACACCGATAGACGGAAACGCTTTTGACAAAGCTATCACTTATTATAAAAAAGCCCTTACTCTAACCAAAGACAAAGAGCAACAAGCCATTATATTATTCCAACTCGCCAGTGCCGAACAGGGAAAATATTATCAGTGGGAAGGAAAACAAAAAAATACCGATGATGAAGCGTTCTTCAAACGTATAAAAAATGAGAAATTTAGAACTTATTTTAACATCTTGAAAAAAGAGTATGCTGATACCTACACCGTTAAACAGTTACAGTCGAGCTGTTCGTATTTCAAGCATTTTATGAGTCATTAAGTGATAAATAAAGCGGTAACATTGGTTTAAAAATGGCGAGCCAGAAAATTGGAGATTCGTACAGGGATGGTGGTGGAAGCAGAATTAGAAGCAGGAAGTATGAGAATTATTGATTATATTTTACGCCCACTATTAAAAAACCGTGATGCGTTAGCGACGATTTAAGTTGTGTAAAATATGTAAATTTTAAGTGGAATGTGACCGCTTCATTTAACGCCCTATGATTATTTTTATCATAGGGTTATATTATGTCAAATGGTTGTTTGGAAATTATTCATCAACACTTGCTTGCAATGTTGAGATTGCATTGCGATAAGTGATTTCTAAGGTTTCTGGGCTGGTTGCGATCACCCCTTGATCATTTAAGTAACCATCGTGAACATCATACATCCAACCGTGTAATGATAATTTTTTACCTCGTTTCCAAGCTGCACGTACTACAGAAGTACGCCCTAAATTATAGACTTGTTCTGCGACATTTAATTGCACCAACATATCCGCTCGTTTTTCAGCAGGAAGTTTGCCTAACAGCGTGCCATATTTAAAGCGAATATCTTTGATATGCAATAGCCAATTATTAACTAAACCGTAATCTTCATTGTTTAAAGAGGCTTGAATACCACCACAATTAGTATGTCCGCAAATAATGATATGCTCAATATTTAACACATCAACGGCATATTGCACAACAGACAAGCAGTTTAAATCGGTATGAATAACTAAATTGGCAACATTTCGATGTACAAAGAGCTTTCCTGATTCTAAGCCAGTCAACTTTTCAGCAGGTACACGGCTATCAGAACAGCCAATCCACAATAAGCGTGGTTTTTGCTGTTCTGCTATTGCTTCAAAATAATCAGGCTGTTTTTGTTTCATTTCAACTGCCCAACGATGGTTTTGTTCAAAGATTTCTTCTACTGATTTCATAAGGTTACTCATAATATGGAAAACGAATGCAATAATAACATAAAAATTGCACAGTTTATCTTATAAATTAATTCAGATATACTGACTAGT
This DNA window, taken from Pasteurella skyensis, encodes the following:
- the can gene encoding carbonate dehydratase, which produces MKSVEEIFEQNHRWAVEMKQKQPDYFEAIAEQQKPRLLWIGCSDSRVPAEKLTGLESGKLFVHRNVANLVIHTDLNCLSVVQYAVDVLNIEHIIICGHTNCGGIQASLNNEDYGLVNNWLLHIKDIRFKYGTLLGKLPAEKRADMLVQLNVAEQVYNLGRTSVVRAAWKRGKKLSLHGWMYDVHDGYLNDQGVIATSPETLEITYRNAISTLQASVDE